The following are encoded together in the Lactuca sativa cultivar Salinas chromosome 1, Lsat_Salinas_v11, whole genome shotgun sequence genome:
- the LOC111899196 gene encoding probable transcription factor At2g01370, with protein MAQSKLEMNNSSSDDEEVSTGVSESELESDMTPPPQPFSRKTQATPQLSSEDTESDADSPRKKFEKADPNIKPLASKPMDDEPSKKPKPKNPISRNSPPPPKPVNGKRKAAEVEDEDTETKITKKEVVAPAPSGPENAAEKKPLFQRLWSEEDEIVLIKGMISYVETKGKDPIADVNDFHEFVKNSLNVDVNNGQMTAKVKRLKAKFMNNVGKIEQNGKVRSLSNPHEKKMYELSEKLWDRNSIKNAAIVGCNTKKVNPKPKPDQKLKANSNHVVSNGGHESGKKVVLSRGGIKIPITDEDIMNRGLELLSGQKKVELEEKWNDLKVQELKNYLRKLELMKEQGELVLNAMKKSCAS; from the coding sequence ATGGCGCAATCGAAACTAGAGATGAACAATTCATCGTCTGATGATGAAGAAGTGTCAACCGGAGTTTCCGAGTCGGAATTGGAATCCGATATGACACCACCACCTCAGccgttttccagaaaaacccaaGCGACTCCACAATTATCCTCCGAAGATACCGAATCCGACGCTGATTCACCTCGAAAGAAGTTCGAAAAAGCCGATCCAAATATTAAACCTTTAGCTTCAAAGCCCATGGATGATGAACCGAGCAAAAAACCCAAACCCAAAAACCCTATTTCACGCAATTCTCCCCCTCCTCCGAAACCAGTAAACGGGAAACGGAAGGCTGCGGAGGTTGAAGATGAAGATACGGAAACGAAGATCACGAAGAAGGAGGTGGTAGCACCGGCGCCATCGGGTCCTGAGAATGCTGCAGAAAAGAAGCCGTTATTTCAGAGGCTATGGAGCGAAGAGGATGAAATTGTGTTAATAAAAGGTATGATTAGTTACGTTGAGACAAAGGGGAAAGACCCAATTGCGGATGTTAATGATTTCCATGAATTCGTGAAGAATTCACTGAATGTCGATGTGAACAATGGGCAAATGACAGCTAAAGTTAAAAGGTTGAAGGCGAAGTTCATGAACAATGTAGGTAAAATTGAGCAGAATGGGAAAGTTAGGTCATTGTCCAATCCCCATGAGAAGAAAATGTATGAGTTATCAGAGAAGCTATGGGATAGAAATAGTATAAAAAACGCAGCCATTGTTGGTTGTAACACCAAGAAAGTTAACCCTAAGCCAAAACCAGATCAGAAGCTGAAAGCGAACTCTAATCATGTGGTTTCTAATGGAGGCCATGAATCTGGCAAAAAAGTGGTGCTTTCAAGGGGTGGAATCAAGATTCCGATCACAGATGAGGATATTATGAATAGGGGATTAGAGTTGCTTTCAGGTCAGAAGAAAGTGGAATTGGAAGAGAAATGGAATGATTTGAAGGTGCAAGAACTGAAGAATTATTTGAGAAAATTGGAGCTTATGAAAGAACAGGGAGAGCTTGTGTTGAATGCTATGAAGAAATCTTGTGCTAGTTAA